A DNA window from Bacteroidales bacterium contains the following coding sequences:
- a CDS encoding YhcH/YjgK/YiaL family protein — MIVCAIKDLERYVSLNKNFAKVVEFLKNNDIESLPLGRNDVDGDEVFISMQEFDGKTRDVAKLETHIKYIDIQMPFSTTESLGWRSVDNLTAPSQLYNEADDIAFFDDEATSYITLHPSECVVFFPEDAHAPGIAKGVLRKAVIKVKI; from the coding sequence ATGATAGTTTGTGCAATTAAAGATTTAGAGAGATATGTTTCGTTAAACAAAAACTTTGCAAAGGTTGTGGAGTTTTTGAAAAACAACGATATAGAGAGTTTGCCACTTGGGAGAAACGATGTGGACGGTGATGAAGTATTTATATCGATGCAAGAGTTTGATGGTAAAACTCGAGACGTTGCAAAACTTGAAACACACATAAAGTACATCGATATTCAGATGCCATTCTCAACCACCGAGAGTTTGGGGTGGAGAAGTGTAGATAATCTTACCGCTCCTTCGCAACTATATAACGAGGCGGATGATATTGCTTTCTTTGATGATGAGGCAACTTCGTATATTACGCTTCATCCAAGTGAGTGTGTGGTGTTCTTCCCCGAAGATGCTCACGCTCCAGGTATTGCAAAGGGAGTGCTTCGTAAAGCCGTTATAAAAGTGAAAATATAA